The Fusobacterium sp. genome segment TAATCTCCTCATTATATTTTTTCTAAATTTTTTATTTATCTAAAATTACTCTATTATCTCTTCAAGTTTCATTCCACGAGACCCTTTTAATAAAACAGAAGTTTTTTTCTGCTCTTTTAAGATAAGTTTTTTTATCTCTTCCTTTTCTGTAAAATGAAATATTCTTTCTTTATTTTCATGTACAATTTCCAAAGCTTTTCTCATTCTTTCTCCATATAAATATACCTTATCTGTATGAACATTTAAAGCTTTTTCTATGATATTTTTATGATACTCTATTTCTTTTTCTCCAAGTTCCAGCATATCTCCCAGAACAATTATTTTCAAAGTATCATTGTACAGCTTATCAAAAGTTTCAAGTGAGAAGTTTACTGATATAGGGCTGGCATTATATGCATCATTTATATATAAAATATTTTCTTTTTCTATTTTTTGAAACCTCATTGGAGTAAGTTCAAGATTTTTTAATCCATCCTTTATTTTTTCATAAGGTACTTTCAGTTTTTTCCCTATTACTACAGCTATAGCTGCATTTATACAGTTATGCTTTCCATTTAGAGCTATATCATACTTATCTTTATCTAATTTAAATGAAAGTCCCTCATCACTGTCATTAAAATCCTTAATTTGATAATTATTATTATTTTCATATCCAACTTTTATTCCATCTAATATTTTTAGAAATGGATCATCACCAAAAATAATAAGATTTTCTTTTGTAATATATTTTACCAATTCAGTTTTTGCTTTAAATACATTTTCTCTGGTTTTTAAAAATTCTAAATGAGAGTCTCCAATATTGGTTATAATACCAATATCAGGCTGAGCTATATCAGATAATAATTCTATCTCTCCAAAGCCACTCATACCTAATTCAAGAACTGCCACTTCATATTTATTATC includes the following:
- the murF gene encoding UDP-N-acetylmuramoyl-tripeptide--D-alanyl-D-alanine ligase, coding for MKILFNILDEIFGIKSVVGKNEIAHVVMDSRKVQKGDLFFAINNGNSYVDDVLDKGAALVIADNYKGNDKRVIKVDNTIKCMQELAKKYRKALNIKIIAITGSNGKTTTKDIIYSILSQEFVTAKTMGNLNNHIGVPFTILQLDNKYEVAVLELGMSGFGEIELLSDIAQPDIGIITNIGDSHLEFLKTRENVFKAKTELVKYITKENLIIFGDDPFLKILDGIKVGYENNNNYQIKDFNDSDEGLSFKLDKDKYDIALNGKHNCINAAIAVVIGKKLKVPYEKIKDGLKNLELTPMRFQKIEKENILYINDAYNASPISVNFSLETFDKLYNDTLKIIVLGDMLELGEKEIEYHKNIIEKALNVHTDKVYLYGERMRKALEIVHENKERIFHFTEKEEIKKLILKEQKKTSVLLKGSRGMKLEEIIE